The window ACAGTAGGAGAAGTAATTGGTAAATATCATCCACATGGAGATTCATCAATTTATGAAGCAATGGTGAGAATGAGTCAAGATTGAAAAAATAATCTATGTTTATTAGATATGCATGGTAATAAAGGTTCAATTGATGGTGATAATGCTGCTGCAATGCGTTATACAGAAGCTCGATTATCAAAAATTGCTAGTGTAATGTTAGCCAACTTAAAAAAAGATGTTGTTAAATTTAGTCCAAACTTTGATGATAGTGAAAAAGAGCCATCAATTTTACCATCTCTTTTTCCTAATTTGTTAATCAATGGAGCAACAGGAATTGCTTCTGGTTATGCAACAAATATTCCTCCTCATAACCCTAATGAAGTTTTTGATGCTTTAATTTATCGTATTGATCATCCAGATTGTAGTGTAGAAAAACTAATTGAAATCTGTCCTGCGCCAGATTTTCCCACAGGTGGGGAAATCCACGATTTAAATGGATGTGCTAATGCTCACAAAACTGGTGAAGGTAAATTTATAATTCGTGCTTGCATTGATTTTAAAATCAATGATAATAAGATTAATCAAATTATTATTAGTTCAATCCCTTATGAAACAAACAAGGCTTTAATCATTAAAGAAATTGAAGATATTATTTATAATAAAGAAGTTGCTGGATTAATCGAAGTTCGTGATGAATCTGATGCTAAGGGAATTAGTATAATTATTGATACTAAAAAAGATATTAATTTAGAAAATGTTAAAAACTATTTATATAAAAAAACCAACTTGGAAATCAGCTATAATACAAAATTTATTGCAATTGTTCACCGAACTCCTACACTTGTAAATCTATCTACATATTTAGATGCTCAAATTAATCATAGTTTAGATGTAATTAATAAAGTCGATTTATATGATCTAAACAAAATTTTGTTACGTATTGAAATTGTTGAAGGCTTAATTAAATGCGTTGATTTAATTGATGAAATTATTAAAATTATTCGTGCTAGTGAATCGCGTCAAGATGCAAAAAATACTTTAATTCAAGTTTTTAATTTTACAAATAATCAAGCTGAAGCGATTATTATGATGCGTTTACATAATTTGACACGTACTGATATATTTGATTTAAAAAATGAATGACAAACGCTACAAGACGAAGCTAAAACGCTACAAGAACGAATAAATTCACTTCAAGTTCGCAAAAATTATTTAAAACAAAAAATGATTGAATTTAAAAAAACTTTTGGTTTTGAACGCAAAACAAAATTATTTGATGAATTAGTAAAAGTTGAAATAAACGAAGATCAAATGATCGAAAAACAAAATTTGAATTTAGTAATAAGTCGTGATGGATACATTAAAACTGTTTCTAAAAAGTCATTTGAGTCATCTAAATATGATGAATTAGGATTAAAAACTAATGATATTCTTTTTTATCATAATATCATTAATTCTCATGATAAAATCCTAATCATTACATCAAAAGCTAAATTAATTAATTTAGTTGCTCATAAAATCACTTCTATGCGGTGAAAAGATGTTGGTGAACACTTAAATAATTATGTGAAATTTGATGCTAATGAAAAAGTTATAGCTGTTTATATATGGAACGAACAATTTAAAATTGATGAATATCAATTAGTTTTGGCTTCTAGATTAAATCTAATTAAAAGAATTGAATTAAGCGAGTTGGATATAAATAAAAATAGTAAACAAATTAGCATTATGAAATTAAATGATAATGATAATTTAATCAGTGCTAATTTAATCAAAAAAGGTCATAATCAATTTATTATTGCAATTTCTAAATTAGGATTAGCCCTGCTATTTTTAGTTCATGAAATTAATTGCTTAAATCGTTTAGCTAAAGGAATTAAAATTATGAAATTAAAACCAAATGATGAGGTTAGTGCTATTTTAATTACTCCTAATAATGGTTATAATGTTCAACTTTTTTTAGAACGGGGAAGTAAGTGTTTTAATATTAGTGAATTAAAATTATCAAAACGTGCGGCCACACCAACAAATTTATATCCAATAACAAAAAAAGTGCAAAATGTTTTAGCAGCTTTTTTAGTTGCTCATGAAAATGTTTTTTATCTTTTAGATCAACAACAAAAAATAAATCCATATTACTTATCAAACCCCAAACCAACAAAACTAGATACTAAAATTAGTATCTATGAAAACGATCAAATGATCACTGATGTAGTTAAAGATTGCTTTTTAAGTGATGAAGCAATTAGTGATTTTAAAAAAATTAATATGTACGCAAATGAATTTGATAATGAAATGCTAAAAATTAATAAAAATCACGATGATTCACAATTAGAATTAATTGATGAAGAGGAAGAAAAAAAATAATGATAACAAATAAAAAATGTAAAGGCTGTGGAGCTTTTTTGAATGATCAAATCAATACAATTGGATATACCCCAAAAATAAATGAAACAAAAACCAATTTATGCCAACGTTGTTTTAAATTAATACACTATAATAAACTTGAAAAAGTAAGTACTAATTTAAATCAAAGTATTAAAGAGACAATTAACACTTTAAATTTTAGTAATTTACAGATTTTTGCTGTATTAGATATTTTAGATTTAGAACACACAATTATTGATGAACTAAAAGAATATCAAAATAAAATTATTTTTTTAGTTAATAAAATTGATTTATTACCTCAGCGCTACAATAGTGAATTAGTTAATGAAAATGTTGTTAAAACACTTATTAATCATGGATTTATTGATCCTAAAATTATCTATGTTTCCACACATTCTAATACCAGTTTAAAAAAAGTTATGGATTATATTAAAAATGCAACTAATAAAAAACAAAAATCCATTTTTTTTGGAAAATCAAATGTTGGTAAATCAAGTTTAATCAATGCTTTATTAGCGCTAAATAAAATTAAAACTAAACTTACAATTAGTAGTTATACTAATACAACAATTAATTTAAATAAAATTAATATACAAGAACATCAAATACTTGATGCTCCCGGAGTTTGTTTTGATGAAAACATTTTAAATTATGTACGTGATGAAGATAATAAATCAATCATGATTTCTTATGGTGCTAAAGCAATTAATTACCAAATTAATCCCCAACAAGCTCTTATGATTTCTGGATTGGTTGGAATTCAGTATTTAAAGGGTCAAAAAACAACTTTTACATTATATGTTTCATCCCAATTAGATATTCATCGTTGTAAATTAGAAAATTTTATAATGAATTTTAATAAACGATATTTATTAGCGAAGTTCAATTATCTAAATCAAGATCTTGAATTTGTTGACCATCTAATAACTTTAAATAAGGATCAAAAAACCAATATTTGTATTGCAGGCCTAGGTTTGTTAGTTATTAATGCTCATGCTGAACAAATATGTATCCGTTTACCAAAAAGTGTTGGTCTAAAAGTAGCAAAATATGCGATTATTTAATTATTATTAATAAAGAGAGATTTGTTATGAAAATCATTTTGTTTTGTGGAGCTTTTGATATGGTTCACAATGCTCATATTGCAATGGCTAAACAAGCCATGAAGTTAGTTAATGCTGACAAACTAATTTTTTTACCATCAAATTTTAAATTTTTTAAAGCAATTAATAAAAATGACAATTTAGAGTATGAAAAAACAAAATTAACACCTGGACATCATCGTATAGCCATGTTAAAAATTGCAACCAAAAATTTAGTAAATATTGAAGTAAGTGACTACGAATTAAAACAAATTAATAAATCTTATACAATCAATACCATTGAGCATTTTAAACAAATATATGGTAGTGAACATGAATATTATTTTATTATGGGTAGTGATAACTTAGAACGTTTTAAACAATGAAAAGATTGGGAACGAATTCTAAAAGAAGTTAAAATTATTTGTTTTAAACGTGGGGATGTTTGTGTTAAAAAAAGTTGCCCACAAAAAAGCTGTGAATGCGAAAGTTTTAATTTTTTCGAACATGAAATTCTTTTGGTTAATGATTTTAATTACAATATCAGTTCTACTGAAATTAAAAAACGCCATAATTTAACATCAGGAATAGATCCAGCAGTCCTTGATTATATTAATGAACATGGTTTATATGCTTTATGATTATTAGAAAAACATTTAATTTCATATGATAATTTTAATAATTTAGAAAAAAAAGTTGCACGCATCAATCATTGTCGTCGCGTTGCTCAAATGTGTGTTGATTTAATGAATGTCTATGATAAAAAACTAATTGATCAAGCTTATTGTGCGGGAATTTATCATGACATACTAAAATGTTTAGATGAACAAGAAAGTGTTGCATATTTTAATGAACATAAAAGTGAATTAAATATTGGTGATGATTTTATCTCTTGAAGAATCTTACATTCATATCTTGGTGCACATTTATTACAAACCCAATATGGTTTTAAAAATCAATTAATTTTAAATGCTATTCGTCGTCATACAAGACCTTTTGATTTTATTAAAGATTATAGTGAATTAACTACTTTAGATAAAATTCTATATTGTGCTGATAAATTAGAGCCTAACCGTAGGGAAGAAATTGATCAAATTAACATTGATTATTATCGAAAATTAGTTTTTGAAGATCTAGATAAGGCATTTATTGAAGTTTATCAATACCAACAAAGACAAAGAAAATAAGGTAAAAATATGATTGGTTTAATTGTGGCATTAAATAGTGAAATTAAAACCTTTTTTAAACAAATTAAAAAGAAGGTTTATCAAATTAATAATATTGATTTTTACTTGTGCACTCATCAAAATATAGAATTTGTTTTAGTTTTTACGGATGTAGGAAAAACTAATGCGAGTTTTATTACTGCATTATTAATTAATAATTTTAAACCTAAAGTGATTTTAAACGTTGGTAGTTGTGGTGCACTAAATGATCAGTTACAGGTTTTAGATATTGCCATTATTGATCAATGCCAATACTTAGATGTTAACGTTAGCGCTTTTGGTTATTTAAAAAATCAAATACCGCGTTTAGATAAATTTTTTATTTTAGATAAAAGTTATAATCAACAAATCAAAAACCAGTTAATTAAGAAAAAACTAAAATGTTGAATTGCAAATGTTGGAAGCAGTGACACATTTATTAATCGTGATAACATCTCCTTTTTTTATGATCAACAAATCGACTTAGTTGATATGGAATTAGCAGCTATTGCTCATGTATGCACGCGTATGTTAACACCACTAGTAAGTATTAAATTAGTTAGTGATCATATTACTCTTCCCAATTCCAATCAAGAACAGTTTAATAAAAACTTATCACTAATTGATAAATGATTTAATGAGCATTTACCATCCATTATTGAAGCAATTTTAGAGATCTACTAATTTATTTTTGTAAAAAATATTAAAATTACAAAATCTACTATTATTTTTTAAATTGTTTTATAATTTACGTATATAAAAAGTTAGTTAAATAAGGAGTAGTTTATTTATGATTTATAAAGAAATTGTTCGTAATATTATCAAGCATCCATTAATCTTACCAGAAGGAAAACATTACCATTTACATAAAATTCTAACTTCAAAAGATGAATTACGTAAGGGTGAAGTTAGTTTAGTTGCAGAAAATGGCAAAGAATACACTGTTGATTTATCTGCATTTGTTGACTTATTAGTTGATGGTGATTGCATTATTGATGATAATCATTCACTTGTTGCTTTATACTTTGATGAAAGTAAATAAAAAGTAAAAAATATTAATTTAAGAAATCTTGCTAAAACACACCAGTAGGTTTTAAGCAAGATTTTTATTTGTAAAAATTAAGTATTTATTATGTTATTTATTTTATGAAATTTAATAATAATTTCAATTATTATGGGTTTTATTTTGTGTAAATTTTTAGTTTTTATGTTAAAATTTCTGTGTTATTTTATTAAAACATTATTGTTTTTTTTTTTTTTTTGAAAAAATAATGAGTAAATAAATGTTTTGTTTTTATCTGTTTATTTTATAAAAATGTGGGAAAAATTATATGAAATCAAATAATAAAAATTACAAATTTTTGAACATAAAAAAACGGAAATATCGCATTTTTTTTATGTTGTGTTCTTTAAATTTAATATGAGCAGGCGTTATTATAGCTATTGTTCTGCGTTTAAAAAATATTGATAAACGCTTTAGTGAAAATGACCATAAAATTGCTCGTCCAACTTGAGAGTATGATAATGATGGAAATTTAGAGATTCACACTCAATTAGCAAATGATTTAAATGATGATTTAAAACAAAAAGCTTTAAATAATGCAAATGTCAAAGGAATTGTTGTTGACCAAAATGGTGTAGAACATGAGATAGATGTAAGTATTGATGCTAATGGTAAGGTTATTATTCCAACAAAAGATTTAGTAAATAATGACCCAACTAAACCTAATATATACACACTTAAAAAAGTCGTTTTAAAACAACATAATCAACCAAATATTGATCTAATTAGTGAAGAGCAATTAAGTGGTGATAATCATATTTCATTTAAAAAACCAACAGTGGTTGCTCAAATTAATGATAACAATGATTATATAATGCATTTTACGAATCCTAATTTAGTTAACAAGAAAATTAAATTAACATTTAAAGTTGATGATCAAGATGATCATACAAAAACCATTGAAGCTATCATTGGATTAGATGGAAAGGCTATTTTTAAAACAAGTGATGATGCAATTTTTGCACCAGATCATAAATATACACTAACAAAAATTGAAGCTAATAACAAAAAAGTTGCTAACATTGATGAAATTCCATTAAAAAATAGAATCGTTGATAAAAATCCAATTAAAAGAATTAACTTAACACAACTAAAAGTTGCTAAAGATTTAATTCTTTGAAATAATACAAACCAAAACCAATTCATAACTGCTACTTTTAAAAATATAAATAACGATTTTGATGATTATATTGTTAAATTAATTTATGAATACAATTATCGTGGAGAAATGAAAGAAATTGCATCACAACCTTTCAAATTAGAAAAAAATAAAACAACATACAACAATATCCTTTTGCCAATTAGTATTCCAAATCGCTTATATCATTTTAAAAAAGTAGTAATTCAAAAATTAAATCAACCAAATAAATCTATTGATTTAGATCATGATCCAAATTTAAAATCTTTTTTTATTGTTGGTCCTGGTAAAACAGATTTTGCATGAAAAAAACCAAATGATGATCAAATTACATATGATGGTTTAAAGAGATTAAATATTGAAATTACTTCTCAAGATTATGCATTACAAAATGGTAAAAAAGTTATGGTTTGGTTTAAATCAGATGCCGAACCAAATAATGATTCACTTAAATTTATAGGCGAATTATCTCAAACTAACGCCAATGGAACAGCTGCTGTCATTAATAATTTAAATAATTTATACGGTATGAAAGAACAAACAGAGTATTACATCTATAAAATTCAGTTCATAGATGAATTAGAATATTCAAAATTACCACCAAACCGTAATAACATTGTTTATGAATATAATAAAAATATTGCACGTAATTATGCATTCCGAACTAAAACTGCCCCTTTAATTTTAGAAAAAATAGAAAAAGATGATAATGGTAGCATTGGAGGACAAAATTTTTATTTTTACCTAAATAAAGCTAGTGATGATCCTAGTACAATCAAGCAAGTTACTATATATTGTCGTGATAATAATAATGAATTAT is drawn from Ureaplasma parvum serovar 3 str. ATCC 27815 and contains these coding sequences:
- a CDS encoding nicotinate-nucleotide adenylyltransferase, whose product is MKIILFCGAFDMVHNAHIAMAKQAMKLVNADKLIFLPSNFKFFKAINKNDNLEYEKTKLTPGHHRIAMLKIATKNLVNIEVSDYELKQINKSYTINTIEHFKQIYGSEHEYYFIMGSDNLERFKQWKDWERILKEVKIICFKRGDVCVKKSCPQKSCECESFNFFEHEILLVNDFNYNISSTEIKKRHNLTSGIDPAVLDYINEHGLYALWLLEKHLISYDNFNNLEKKVARINHCRRVAQMCVDLMNVYDKKLIDQAYCAGIYHDILKCLDEQESVAYFNEHKSELNIGDDFISWRILHSYLGAHLLQTQYGFKNQLILNAIRRHTRPFDFIKDYSELTTLDKILYCADKLEPNRREEIDQINIDYYRKLVFEDLDKAFIEVYQYQQRQRK
- the yqeH gene encoding ribosome biogenesis GTPase YqeH → MITNKKCKGCGAFLNDQINTIGYTPKINETKTNLCQRCFKLIHYNKLEKVSTNLNQSIKETINTLNFSNLQIFAVLDILDLEHTIIDELKEYQNKIIFLVNKIDLLPQRYNSELVNENVVKTLINHGFIDPKIIYVSTHSNTSLKKVMDYIKNATNKKQKSIFFGKSNVGKSSLINALLALNKIKTKLTISSYTNTTINLNKINIQEHQILDAPGVCFDENILNYVRDEDNKSIMISYGAKAINYQINPQQALMISGLVGIQYLKGQKTTFTLYVSSQLDIHRCKLENFIMNFNKRYLLAKFNYLNQDLEFVDHLITLNKDQKTNICIAGLGLLVINAHAEQICIRLPKSVGLKVAKYAII
- the parC gene encoding DNA topoisomerase IV subunit A; this translates as MSVNHQKIINTPLDNIVGESYAKYAKYIIQDRALPDIRDGLKPVQRRILYAMSELGIFYDKPYKKSARTVGEVIGKYHPHGDSSIYEAMVRMSQDWKNNLCLLDMHGNKGSIDGDNAAAMRYTEARLSKIASVMLANLKKDVVKFSPNFDDSEKEPSILPSLFPNLLINGATGIASGYATNIPPHNPNEVFDALIYRIDHPDCSVEKLIEICPAPDFPTGGEIHDLNGCANAHKTGEGKFIIRACIDFKINDNKINQIIISSIPYETNKALIIKEIEDIIYNKEVAGLIEVRDESDAKGISIIIDTKKDINLENVKNYLYKKTNLEISYNTKFIAIVHRTPTLVNLSTYLDAQINHSLDVINKVDLYDLNKILLRIEIVEGLIKCVDLIDEIIKIIRASESRQDAKNTLIQVFNFTNNQAEAIIMMRLHNLTRTDIFDLKNEWQTLQDEAKTLQERINSLQVRKNYLKQKMIEFKKTFGFERKTKLFDELVKVEINEDQMIEKQNLNLVISRDGYIKTVSKKSFESSKYDELGLKTNDILFYHNIINSHDKILIITSKAKLINLVAHKITSMRWKDVGEHLNNYVKFDANEKVIAVYIWNEQFKIDEYQLVLASRLNLIKRIELSELDINKNSKQISIMKLNDNDNLISANLIKKGHNQFIIAISKLGLALLFLVHEINCLNRLAKGIKIMKLKPNDEVSAILITPNNGYNVQLFLERGSKCFNISELKLSKRAATPTNLYPITKKVQNVLAAFLVAHENVFYLLDQQQKINPYYLSNPKPTKLDTKISIYENDQMITDVVKDCFLSDEAISDFKKINMYANEFDNEMLKINKNHDDSQLELIDEEEEKK
- a CDS encoding DUF1410 domain-containing protein; its protein translation is MKSNNKNYKFLNIKKRKYRIFFMLCSLNLIWAGVIIAIVLRLKNIDKRFSENDHKIARPTWEYDNDGNLEIHTQLANDLNDDLKQKALNNANVKGIVVDQNGVEHEIDVSIDANGKVIIPTKDLVNNDPTKPNIYTLKKVVLKQHNQPNIDLISEEQLSGDNHISFKKPTVVAQINDNNDYIMHFTNPNLVNKKIKLTFKVDDQDDHTKTIEAIIGLDGKAIFKTSDDAIFAPDHKYTLTKIEANNKKVANIDEIPLKNRIVDKNPIKRINLTQLKVAKDLILWNNTNQNQFITATFKNINNDFDDYIVKLIYEYNYRGEMKEIASQPFKLEKNKTTYNNILLPISIPNRLYHFKKVVIQKLNQPNKSIDLDHDPNLKSFFIVGPGKTDFAWKKPNDDQITYDGLKRLNIEITSQDYALQNGKKVMVWFKSDAEPNNDSLKFIGELSQTNANGTAAVINNLNNLYGMKEQTEYYIYKIQFIDELEYSKLPPNRNNIVYEYNKNIARNYAFRTKTAPLILEKIEKDDNGSIGGQNFYFYLNKASDDPSTIKQVTIYCRDNNNELYTSDDQEIDSVDLVYHSWIHDLKWNREYVFDHAEIQTTYPDDPEYGGETNDLEIKRGLTFKFYTPPSKTEIQWKHPIKITNNGAILDIQLQSKDRAFEDKQKYRVTLVEAENQNNAVVGDFLLAGTSINKNDSPIGDNNDKNKDIATLSCNFENKLKKGTKYLLKEVRFIANPNEEISAKPTRAARPFNNDNIIYSLNLRINDPYDFTTLKN
- a CDS encoding urease accessory protein UreE N-terminal domain-containing protein — its product is MIYKEIVRNIIKHPLILPEGKHYHLHKILTSKDELRKGEVSLVAENGKEYTVDLSAFVDLLVDGDCIIDDNHSLVALYFDESK
- the mtnN gene encoding 5'-methylthioadenosine/S-adenosylhomocysteine nucleosidase produces the protein MIGLIVALNSEIKTFFKQIKKKVYQINNIDFYLCTHQNIEFVLVFTDVGKTNASFITALLINNFKPKVILNVGSCGALNDQLQVLDIAIIDQCQYLDVNVSAFGYLKNQIPRLDKFFILDKSYNQQIKNQLIKKKLKCWIANVGSSDTFINRDNISFFYDQQIDLVDMELAAIAHVCTRMLTPLVSIKLVSDHITLPNSNQEQFNKNLSLIDKWFNEHLPSIIEAILEIY